The stretch of DNA ACGACGAAGCGCGCATGCTCCGCATCGCCGGTGACGCGGCCGCCACGGTCGGCCTGCGGGTGGTCCGCACCTGCCTCGCCGCCCACGAGGTGCCGCCGGAGTACCGGGACCGGCGCGACGACTACGTCCGGCTGGTCTGCGCGGAGATCCTGCCGCGCATCGCCGGCGAGGGCCTCGCCGAGCGGCTGGACGTCTTCTGCGAGCCTTCGGTCTTCGACCTCGAGCAGACCGCGACGATCCTGCGCCGGGGCCGGGAGCTCGGCCTGCGCGCCACCGTCCACGCCGACGAGCTGGAACCGTTCGGGGGCGCGGCCCTGGCCGCGCGCCTGGGGGCGGATTCGGCGGACCACCTCATCCGCATCGACGACGCGGGCATCGCCGCCCTGGCGGGGTCGCCGACCGTGGCGGTGCTGCTGCCCGGGACGGTCTTCTCGCTCGGGCTGCGCGGCTACGCTCCGGCGCGGGCGATGATCGCGGCGGGCGTCGCGGTGGCCCTGGCCACCGACTTCAATCCCGGCAGCTGCCCGATCGCCTCGGTGCCCCTGATCCAGTCCATCGCCTGCACCCAGATGCGCCTGACGCCGGCCGAGGCCCTGGCGGCCTCCACGGTGAACGCCGCCTGGGCGCTCGGTCTCCAGGACGAGGTCGGTTCGCTGGCGCCGGGCCGCGCCGCGGACTTCCTGGTGCTGGACGTCGACGACTTCCGTTTGGTGCCCTACCACGCCGGGCGCAATCCCGTGCGCGAGGTGTGGCGCGACGGTCGCCGGTTGGTGGCGCGATGAGGCGGGGACGCCTGACCCGCTCGCTCTCGGCCGGCGCCGCGGCGCTGGTGCTGGCCGTGGTCCCGGTCATGACTGCCGGCGCGCAGGCCGTCGCGCCGGCCGGCATCTGGTCGTCGGCGCTGGTCGAGGTGCCGACCGGTTCGCGCACGCCCTGGGTGCCCTTCGCCGGTGACGTCGCCGACCTGCTGGGCCGCAGCACGCCGCTGATCGCCGTCAGGGACGGCGCGCCGGGTGCGCCCCTGCTCGCGCTGCACCTGCCCGGCGACGACGCCGTCCCGTTCGCCGAACTGGACGGTTTGCCGCTGAACCTCGGGCACCGCTGGGCCGACGATCCCTGGACCTGGTCGCTGGCCGGCGTGGACCTCGCGCGGGTCGGCTTCGCCCAGGATCCACGCGGCGGCGGCGCGCCGAGACTCTCCTGGGTGTCCTGCCCGGCGGACACGGGCAGCAGCCTGCTGGACAGCGCCTTCTTCAAGGGGGCGGGGGACACCTACCTGCGAAGGCTCTCCCTGCGCACCCAGCAAGCGCCCTGGGAAGCGCGCTTCGACTTCGAGGAGCTGCTCGACGAACTGCCGCAGGACGGCAGCGTCACGGCCGGCGTCGCCGAGAGCCGCTCGCGCCTGTCCCGCACGACCCTGACCCGCCGCTTCCCCGATGCTTCGACGCTGGCGGTGGGCTACGCCCGCGATCGCCGCCACAAGACCGGCCTGACGCGCTACGGCGCGCTTCGCCAGGAGACCTGGGGCGACCGCACGACCGCGCGCTGGCGG from bacterium encodes:
- a CDS encoding amidohydrolase family protein; protein product: DEARMLRIAGDAAATVGLRVVRTCLAAHEVPPEYRDRRDDYVRLVCAEILPRIAGEGLAERLDVFCEPSVFDLEQTATILRRGRELGLRATVHADELEPFGGAALAARLGADSADHLIRIDDAGIAALAGSPTVAVLLPGTVFSLGLRGYAPARAMIAAGVAVALATDFNPGSCPIASVPLIQSIACTQMRLTPAEALAASTVNAAWALGLQDEVGSLAPGRAADFLVLDVDDFRLVPYHAGRNPVREVWRDGRRLVAR